A section of the Dendrosporobacter quercicolus genome encodes:
- a CDS encoding RyR domain-containing protein, whose translation MPENLTIVVTGDICINRLLWITDPQNAKGLNWQTHENIHSALLPGEALLLTKLVALSTRAAILAPQITDMPDVSLTEFLSSTAELGLFPETADKPKGNKKYRVSRFLGFTGPATGQPKLLPVENDNADADMVIIDDENNGFNSNRNYWPLALTTPGKTPIVLYKMNNPIDTNALWQNLAKHHMNNTIVIINADDLRAKGVNISKSLSWEKTAQDFVWQINNSPSLAFLANCRHLIIPFGLEGAIYYRNEGSKESYLYFLPYAFEGGSVKDSQGRMSGLTSCFVAGLARSIASGYAHREELPFSIGDGIRTGIVAAQKFFLTGFGNPVQADRFPSPAIFSEWEKDFVSKEDVQDVIIRISANADCQSCWYILKDKSSANLAEIAYSIVKNGVKQALKFIPIAQFGKLQTVDRTEIESYRSINNLMSEYIAAVNTVRPLCIAVFGTPGSGKSFGVTEIAASIAPALIRKLNFNLSQLRSPLELINAFHKVRDISLEGKIPLVFFDEFDSAFEGKLGWLKYFLAPMQDGVFRERDSLHPIGKAIFVFAGGTSSTFEEFCGGDISDEQEQKYFLQEFKGAKGPDFLSRLRGYVNILGPNQTDQQQDQLFIIRRAMLLRSLLETKVPQLINDNDEAQIDNGILRALLKIPRYKHESRSMEAILEMSMLNHAKKWEQSYLPSKEQLKMHVDEEQFLRHLMHDAFFSEKIDGISLALHEKLLSLTKDQPEIDAWLRRPWAELDEDIKNAFRNQAKRIPNVLLKINYDVVSVKETPEAIEFTDKELAMLAPVEHKLWCKQQKAAGWRYGPHKDRQQKTDPALVAWEALTEEKRKQMIQMIRIWPEVLVKANFKIERLKFLCHCEAMML comes from the coding sequence ATGCCTGAGAATTTAACCATTGTAGTAACCGGCGACATCTGCATTAACCGGCTGCTTTGGATAACAGACCCGCAAAATGCCAAAGGGCTTAACTGGCAGACCCATGAAAACATCCATAGCGCGTTATTGCCGGGAGAAGCCTTGCTTTTGACCAAACTGGTGGCATTATCCACCAGAGCGGCCATCCTTGCGCCGCAAATAACGGATATGCCGGACGTTTCGCTTACCGAGTTTCTTAGTTCTACCGCCGAGTTAGGCCTTTTCCCTGAAACGGCCGATAAGCCAAAAGGCAATAAAAAATACCGGGTCAGCCGCTTTTTGGGCTTTACCGGTCCGGCCACCGGCCAGCCTAAGCTGCTGCCGGTGGAAAATGATAACGCCGATGCCGATATGGTCATTATTGATGATGAAAATAACGGCTTCAATTCCAATCGGAATTATTGGCCTCTGGCCTTGACCACCCCGGGCAAAACGCCTATTGTCCTGTATAAAATGAATAATCCGATTGATACCAATGCTTTGTGGCAAAATCTCGCCAAACATCACATGAATAATACCATTGTGATTATTAACGCCGACGATTTACGCGCAAAAGGCGTAAACATCAGCAAAAGCCTTTCCTGGGAAAAAACCGCGCAGGATTTTGTCTGGCAAATTAACAACAGCCCCAGTCTGGCCTTTTTGGCCAACTGCCGCCACCTCATTATACCATTCGGTCTTGAAGGCGCTATCTATTACCGCAATGAAGGCAGCAAGGAATCCTATCTGTATTTTCTGCCCTATGCCTTTGAAGGCGGTTCGGTTAAAGACAGCCAGGGCCGAATGTCGGGACTTACTTCCTGCTTTGTTGCCGGGCTTGCCCGCAGCATTGCCAGCGGCTACGCCCACCGGGAAGAACTTCCGTTTTCCATTGGCGACGGTATTCGTACAGGTATCGTTGCCGCGCAAAAATTTTTCCTTACCGGATTTGGCAATCCGGTACAGGCGGACAGATTTCCCAGTCCGGCGATTTTCAGTGAATGGGAAAAGGACTTTGTTTCCAAAGAAGATGTCCAGGATGTGATTATTAGAATCTCCGCCAATGCCGATTGCCAGTCCTGCTGGTATATATTAAAAGATAAAAGCTCAGCCAATCTGGCTGAAATCGCCTACAGCATCGTCAAGAACGGCGTCAAGCAGGCGCTGAAATTCATTCCCATCGCCCAGTTTGGCAAACTGCAGACCGTAGACCGGACAGAAATTGAAAGTTACCGCAGCATCAACAACCTAATGAGCGAGTACATTGCCGCCGTCAATACTGTCCGGCCACTGTGCATCGCGGTATTCGGCACACCCGGTTCGGGCAAATCGTTCGGCGTAACCGAAATAGCCGCCAGCATTGCGCCGGCCCTGATCAGAAAACTGAATTTCAATTTATCGCAGCTGCGCAGTCCGCTGGAGCTCATTAACGCCTTTCATAAAGTCCGGGACATTTCCCTGGAAGGAAAAATCCCGCTGGTATTTTTTGACGAATTTGATTCGGCTTTTGAGGGAAAACTGGGCTGGTTAAAGTATTTTCTGGCCCCGATGCAGGATGGGGTGTTTCGGGAAAGGGATTCGCTGCATCCCATCGGTAAGGCCATTTTTGTCTTTGCCGGCGGCACCAGCAGCACCTTCGAAGAATTCTGCGGCGGCGATATCAGTGATGAACAGGAGCAAAAATACTTTCTGCAGGAATTTAAAGGAGCAAAAGGGCCGGACTTTTTAAGCCGGCTGCGCGGCTATGTCAACATTCTCGGCCCCAATCAAACCGATCAGCAGCAGGATCAATTGTTTATTATCCGCCGGGCAATGCTGCTGCGCTCGCTGCTGGAAACAAAAGTTCCGCAGCTCATTAATGACAATGATGAGGCCCAGATTGACAATGGGATCTTGCGGGCGCTGCTAAAAATCCCCCGCTATAAGCACGAGTCCCGCTCAATGGAGGCTATCCTGGAAATGAGTATGCTCAATCATGCCAAGAAGTGGGAACAATCCTATTTGCCTTCCAAAGAACAGTTGAAAATGCATGTGGACGAAGAGCAGTTCCTGCGCCATTTGATGCACGACGCCTTCTTCAGCGAGAAAATCGACGGCATTTCCCTGGCGCTGCACGAAAAGCTGCTCAGCCTCACCAAAGATCAGCCGGAAATCGACGCCTGGCTTCGCAGGCCCTGGGCCGAGCTCGACGAGGATATCAAAAATGCTTTTCGCAACCAGGCCAAACGGATTCCCAATGTCCTGTTAAAAATAAACTACGATGTTGTATCGGTAAAGGAAACGCCCGAAGCCATTGAATTTACCGATAAAGAATTGGCTATGCTGGCGCCTGTTGAGCACAAACTCTGGTGCAAGCAGCAAAAAGCCGCCGGCTGGCGCTATGGGCCGCACAAAGACCGGCAGCAAAAAACCGATCCGGCCCTGGTAGCCTGGGAGGCTTTAACTGAGGAAAAAAGAAAGCAAATGATTCAAATGATCAGAATTTGGCCGGAGGTGCTGGTTAAGGCTAATTTCAAAATTGAACGGCTGAAATTTTTATGTCATTGCGAGGCAATGATGTTATAA
- a CDS encoding ABC transporter substrate-binding protein has protein sequence MPITIGRLSLWIIAGLLTIILLMQDKMPVTALEKTAVMIATDNAGRKVEIPRQPQRVIVLNASNLDLYYAAGGEVVGKPTTKALRPEVSQAVAAIPAVGTTANPSIEQLIALEPDLILGVNAPPHHALIPVLEKAGIPILLQTLENYQQILDTLALYGLLTGKQSLAQAEIDRIEAQYQAVRARVSGKEAPRVLVVWGSTESFNMATANSFAGDLVKRLGGVNVADEQITASQLRYVPLSMEFVARANPDVILLITHSTDEKVVGKLRSDLIKHPAWQGVKAVQNNRVEQLPYALFAINPGTQVGEALVILEKLLYPDDGD, from the coding sequence ATGCCAATTACCATTGGCAGGCTAAGTCTGTGGATCATTGCTGGATTGCTAACAATCATTCTGCTGATGCAGGATAAAATGCCGGTAACGGCGCTGGAAAAGACGGCAGTAATGATTGCCACCGATAATGCCGGGCGAAAAGTAGAAATTCCCAGGCAGCCCCAAAGGGTCATTGTCCTGAATGCCTCAAATCTTGATTTGTATTATGCAGCTGGAGGAGAGGTTGTTGGCAAACCTACCACAAAAGCGCTGCGACCGGAGGTCAGCCAGGCGGTTGCAGCAATTCCCGCTGTCGGAACTACCGCCAATCCCAGTATTGAACAACTGATCGCGCTGGAGCCTGATTTAATTCTTGGGGTTAATGCCCCGCCGCATCATGCGTTGATTCCCGTCCTGGAGAAAGCCGGCATTCCTATCTTATTGCAAACCCTGGAAAATTATCAACAAATTTTAGACACACTGGCCTTGTACGGTTTGCTGACCGGCAAGCAATCATTGGCCCAGGCGGAAATTGACCGGATAGAAGCTCAGTATCAAGCGGTCAGGGCCAGGGTCAGCGGGAAAGAAGCGCCCCGGGTCCTGGTGGTCTGGGGCTCAACCGAGAGTTTTAACATGGCTACGGCAAACAGCTTTGCCGGTGATTTGGTCAAACGCCTGGGTGGCGTTAATGTCGCGGATGAGCAAATTACGGCAAGCCAATTGCGTTATGTTCCTCTCAGTATGGAGTTTGTCGCCAGGGCCAACCCGGATGTCATTTTATTGATTACGCATAGCACGGATGAAAAAGTCGTGGGGAAACTACGTTCCGACTTGATTAAGCATCCGGCCTGGCAAGGCGTTAAGGCCGTGCAAAACAACCGGGTGGAACAACTGCCATATGCGCTGTTTGCGATTAATCCGGGCACGCAGGTGGGGGAGGCTTTGGTTATTTTGGAGAAACTGCTATACCCGGATGACGGCGACTGA
- a CDS encoding alanine racemase → MQSGLTLEIDLDKIRANSARVATKCRAKGIAVIGVTKGFSAMYQIVRAMVAGGIDGLADARMENIVQLRKRDFKNPITLLRIPRLSDIAYVVKYADTSINSEVTVIKALAEAASKMGKVHQIVLMVDLGDLREGVMQENVLSTVRQISRFSGVSLVGLGTNMGCFGGVLPSIDNLGLLVQLGQAVERQSGQPLAILSGGGTSSLLLVENNTMPAGINQLRVGEGILLGTDTTHNRVIPWLYQDAFLLRAEVIEVKDKPSVPVGEIGQDAFGNIPEFEDTGIRKRAILALGRQDVYIEGIFPLDKTLNIMGASSDHTIVDITDSSRSIKVGDQIAFGLSYSGLLSASDSRYIKKVFTGRDSNEN, encoded by the coding sequence ATGCAAAGCGGTTTAACGCTGGAGATTGACTTAGACAAAATCAGGGCTAATTCCGCCCGGGTTGCGACAAAATGCCGGGCGAAAGGTATAGCGGTGATTGGGGTCACCAAAGGGTTTAGCGCTATGTATCAAATTGTGCGCGCAATGGTGGCCGGCGGTATTGACGGTCTGGCCGACGCCAGAATGGAAAATATTGTCCAACTGCGGAAAAGGGATTTTAAGAACCCGATTACGTTATTAAGGATTCCCCGTCTCAGCGATATCGCCTATGTGGTCAAATATGCCGATACCAGCATCAACTCCGAAGTGACTGTCATTAAAGCCCTGGCTGAAGCAGCAAGCAAAATGGGCAAGGTTCATCAAATTGTGTTAATGGTTGATTTGGGCGATTTACGGGAAGGGGTTATGCAGGAAAATGTGCTGAGTACGGTAAGACAGATCAGCCGTTTTTCCGGAGTATCTTTGGTGGGGCTGGGAACCAATATGGGCTGTTTTGGCGGTGTACTGCCAAGTATTGATAATTTAGGGCTTCTGGTCCAATTAGGGCAGGCTGTGGAACGGCAGTCAGGCCAGCCTCTGGCCATACTTTCCGGCGGCGGGACGTCCAGTCTGCTGCTGGTGGAAAACAATACGATGCCTGCAGGCATCAATCAATTGCGGGTGGGCGAAGGAATTCTCCTGGGTACAGACACAACCCACAACAGGGTCATTCCCTGGCTGTACCAGGATGCTTTCCTGCTCAGGGCCGAGGTTATTGAGGTTAAAGATAAACCGTCGGTACCCGTAGGCGAGATCGGTCAGGATGCTTTTGGCAATATTCCGGAATTTGAAGATACCGGAATAAGAAAAAGGGCTATTTTGGCGCTAGGCAGGCAGGATGTATATATTGAAGGGATTTTTCCGCTGGATAAAACGCTGAATATCATGGGAGCCAGCAGCGATCACACCATTGTTGATATTACCGATTCATCCCGGAGCATCAAAGTGGGCGACCAGATTGCCTTTGGTTTAAGTTATTCCGGTTTACTGTCGGCCAGTGATTCGCGCTACATAAAAAAAGTATTTACCGGGAGGGACAGTAATGAAAATTGA
- a CDS encoding GntR family transcriptional regulator produces the protein MKKMNLIKSNKIEHRTMSDLVVEKLREAILNGELAGGQQLKQEALAGWLQVSLSPVREALKNLEAEGLVKFSPNRGVAVTALSAAEAREIFEIRLFLESGALELSIPYLQSADLTKAGQILQQADCAPASSDCGGLNWQFHQVLYQGADRPRLLSMIQILHNNVERYMRLYLATMNFHEQSQQEHRELLAACAGKDILQAQTVLRRHMLAASGSLCEYLHHGQG, from the coding sequence ATGAAAAAAATGAATTTGATTAAAAGCAATAAAATTGAACACCGGACGATGTCTGATCTGGTAGTTGAAAAGCTGAGGGAAGCAATCTTAAATGGTGAACTGGCGGGCGGACAGCAATTAAAGCAAGAGGCATTGGCCGGCTGGTTACAGGTAAGCCTGAGCCCGGTTCGTGAAGCCCTAAAAAACCTGGAAGCCGAGGGCCTGGTCAAGTTTTCTCCCAATCGCGGTGTGGCAGTGACTGCTTTATCGGCGGCCGAAGCCCGGGAAATTTTTGAGATCAGGCTGTTTTTGGAAAGCGGGGCGCTGGAATTATCCATTCCTTATCTGCAGTCTGCCGACCTGACCAAAGCAGGCCAAATTCTGCAGCAGGCGGACTGTGCGCCGGCCAGCAGCGACTGCGGCGGCTTGAACTGGCAGTTTCATCAGGTTTTGTACCAGGGGGCCGACAGACCGCGGTTATTAAGCATGATTCAAATACTGCACAATAATGTGGAACGCTATATGCGGTTATACCTGGCAACCATGAATTTTCATGAGCAGTCTCAACAGGAGCACCGGGAGTTATTGGCTGCCTGCGCCGGGAAAGATATCCTACAGGCTCAAACTGTTTTGCGCCGGCATATGCTGGCAGCCAGCGGCAGCTTGTGTGAATATCTTCATCATGGCCAGGGATAA
- a CDS encoding GNAT family N-acetyltransferase, which translates to MKIELLRQADLELVQRLVQLDKAAFGQGGMNEWQLVPLIRHGRVFTALRQGEIAGCVQYMLDWDNPRSAYMVGVAMDEKVRGRGLGTEFIKQTLQILADEGLAAVELTVSLENTAAIRVYETKLGFARTTIRRDEYGAGEHRVVMTVSLENFAGRKE; encoded by the coding sequence ATGAAAATTGAGTTGCTGAGGCAAGCCGATTTAGAACTGGTGCAGCGATTGGTGCAGCTGGACAAGGCGGCGTTTGGCCAGGGGGGAATGAATGAATGGCAGCTGGTTCCGCTCATCCGGCACGGGCGGGTGTTTACAGCCCTCCGGCAGGGAGAAATTGCCGGGTGCGTACAATATATGCTGGATTGGGATAATCCCCGCAGCGCCTACATGGTAGGCGTAGCCATGGATGAAAAGGTTCGCGGCCGGGGACTGGGCACGGAGTTTATTAAACAAACGCTGCAAATCCTGGCTGATGAGGGCCTGGCGGCGGTTGAACTGACGGTAAGCCTGGAGAATACAGCCGCAATCCGGGTGTATGAAACCAAACTGGGCTTTGCCCGCACCACAATCAGAAGAGATGAATATGGGGCCGGTGAGCACCGGGTGGTCATGACGGTGTCCTTAGAGAATTTCGCCGGCAGAAAGGAGTAA
- a CDS encoding TonB-dependent receptor plug domain-containing protein yields MNQQVTAKKRLALLGVCLLTSVHMPVNAEEAVQTKEITITATRTEQEIKEIPSTVEIISQEEIAAQGAATLRQALEMATNLSFGVDGMKGSKVSIRGLDSQHVLLLIDGRRISGELSLARTNSFEIDRIGMENVERIEILRGASSALYGSDAMGGVINIITKKPVKQSVSLEIEERRSDSFSSGRNWLMRYDAGKTGRFSWSLSAGERQEDPFTNQEGDTNNYYGTRKPFQFQGIWDTGNQGQLTFGVDYLDEENQRLSGTTRYVNNNQRTDYNLGYTGKSDTADYQFRVYQSTYEKDYESRKKTDGALSSFDVIKRQTRTFEGNSSKAWRNNHLFTYGGEYREETVKGTRIDSNQGNYTLYREGKTANGSEAGIDYYAAYVQDEWVVNDRLLLISALRFDDSDKFESAVSPKIGMTYKVRPNSRLKFNVGLGFKTPTTTELYHDFAMGKSTYFTGNPNLAPEKSQSYEIGWEGEQGSIFGKVTYFCNEIKDLIESYDTGETLPGGTVKIKSYDNIGKAQLQGLEAEVGQAITDKLAAKLSYTYLDAQNKVTNTRLYNRARHQIGASLIYSDKELGLRGSLWGTWYGDYREEDKKENSYGIWNALISKELNKTTTVYVGVDNIFNYQDYDNWINGTLYRSGVKVKF; encoded by the coding sequence ATGAATCAGCAGGTGACTGCAAAAAAACGGCTGGCGTTGCTGGGCGTTTGCCTTTTGACGTCGGTTCATATGCCAGTGAACGCTGAGGAGGCGGTGCAAACAAAGGAAATTACAATCACCGCAACGCGTACTGAGCAGGAGATTAAAGAAATTCCGTCAACAGTGGAAATTATCAGCCAGGAAGAGATTGCCGCCCAAGGCGCGGCTACTTTGCGCCAGGCTTTGGAAATGGCGACCAATCTTTCTTTTGGCGTGGACGGAATGAAAGGTTCGAAGGTGTCTATCCGCGGCCTTGATTCTCAACATGTTCTGTTGTTAATCGACGGCCGCCGAATCAGCGGCGAACTTTCCCTGGCCCGGACCAACTCTTTTGAAATTGACCGGATCGGCATGGAAAATGTAGAGCGTATTGAAATTCTCCGCGGCGCCAGCAGCGCTTTGTATGGTTCAGATGCGATGGGCGGCGTGATCAATATTATTACGAAGAAGCCGGTGAAACAAAGCGTTAGTCTGGAAATTGAGGAACGCCGGTCCGACTCATTTTCCAGCGGCCGCAATTGGCTGATGCGTTATGATGCAGGAAAAACCGGACGGTTTTCCTGGTCGCTCAGCGCTGGTGAACGGCAGGAAGATCCCTTCACCAATCAAGAGGGCGATACCAATAATTATTATGGAACCCGCAAGCCTTTTCAGTTTCAGGGGATATGGGATACCGGCAACCAGGGGCAGCTGACCTTCGGTGTGGACTACCTGGACGAAGAAAATCAAAGGTTAAGCGGCACAACCCGCTATGTGAACAACAACCAAAGAACCGATTACAATCTTGGTTATACCGGTAAATCGGACACTGCCGACTATCAGTTCAGAGTATACCAGTCTACCTATGAGAAGGATTACGAAAGCCGCAAAAAGACCGACGGCGCTTTAAGCAGCTTTGATGTGATAAAACGTCAAACCAGAACGTTTGAAGGGAATTCCAGCAAAGCCTGGCGGAACAATCATCTTTTCACCTATGGGGGCGAGTACCGGGAGGAAACGGTCAAGGGAACGCGCATTGACTCTAATCAAGGCAATTATACGTTGTATCGTGAAGGAAAAACAGCCAATGGGTCAGAAGCCGGCATCGATTATTACGCCGCCTATGTTCAGGATGAGTGGGTAGTGAATGACCGCCTGCTGCTTATCTCGGCGCTGCGGTTTGATGACAGTGACAAATTTGAAAGTGCGGTCAGTCCTAAAATCGGCATGACCTATAAGGTCCGGCCTAACAGCCGGTTGAAATTCAATGTCGGCCTGGGCTTTAAAACACCGACAACCACGGAATTATATCATGATTTCGCGATGGGCAAATCCACTTATTTTACCGGCAATCCTAATTTGGCTCCGGAAAAGTCCCAAAGCTACGAAATAGGCTGGGAAGGCGAGCAAGGAAGTATCTTCGGCAAGGTAACGTACTTTTGCAATGAAATTAAGGATTTAATTGAAAGCTACGACACCGGTGAAACCCTGCCCGGCGGTACGGTTAAAATAAAATCCTACGATAATATTGGCAAAGCGCAACTTCAGGGACTGGAAGCGGAGGTTGGGCAGGCAATCACCGACAAGCTGGCGGCAAAACTAAGTTATACGTATCTTGATGCTCAAAATAAGGTAACCAACACCCGGCTGTATAACCGCGCCCGCCATCAAATCGGCGCCAGCCTGATTTATTCCGACAAGGAGCTGGGGCTGCGCGGCAGCCTGTGGGGGACTTGGTATGGCGATTACCGTGAAGAAGACAAAAAAGAAAATTCTTATGGCATATGGAACGCTTTGATAAGTAAAGAACTGAACAAGACTACTACGGTTTATGTGGGGGTAGATAACATCTTCAATTATCAGGATTACGACAATTGGATCAATGGTACGCTATACCGCAGCGGCGTTAAAGTGAAGTTCTAG
- a CDS encoding multidrug resistance efflux transporter family protein codes for MIIGLLAALFFASTFVLNRAMDLAGGSWVWSAALRYFFTLPFLLAIVAFRRNLRPLLEELTAQPAAWIIWSTVGFGLFYAPLCFAAAYGPAWMAAGTWQITIVAGSLLVPLFYHQAEPGAGGKPGRQKIPARELLISAFILLGVVFIQTRDTAGLEPAAMLAGVLPVVIAAFAYPLGNRKMMVVCAGRLDVFQRVLGMTIASLPFWLVLSLYGAATAGPPAPDQLAQTLLVAVLSGIIATVLFFYATDKAQGDPRKLAIIEATQAGEVVFTVIGEVLFLAGAVPSGWPLAGIVIIVTGMILHSLNLKPAEKTAAYPENSGSYQG; via the coding sequence ATGATCATTGGACTGCTGGCGGCATTATTTTTTGCGTCCACCTTTGTTCTTAACCGGGCGATGGATTTGGCGGGGGGCAGCTGGGTTTGGAGTGCAGCTCTGCGTTATTTTTTTACCTTGCCTTTTTTGCTGGCCATTGTGGCCTTTCGCCGGAATTTACGGCCACTGCTGGAAGAACTGACAGCACAGCCGGCGGCCTGGATTATCTGGAGTACGGTAGGCTTCGGCTTGTTTTACGCGCCGCTATGCTTTGCCGCCGCTTACGGACCTGCCTGGATGGCCGCGGGAACCTGGCAGATAACCATTGTCGCCGGCTCTTTGCTGGTGCCGCTGTTTTATCACCAGGCTGAACCAGGCGCCGGCGGTAAGCCCGGCAGGCAAAAGATTCCGGCCAGGGAGCTGCTTATTTCGGCCTTTATCCTGCTGGGGGTGGTATTCATTCAAACCCGGGATACTGCCGGCCTGGAGCCGGCCGCAATGCTGGCCGGAGTCTTACCGGTGGTGATTGCCGCTTTTGCCTATCCCCTGGGCAATCGCAAAATGATGGTGGTGTGCGCCGGCCGCCTGGATGTCTTTCAGCGAGTGCTTGGCATGACAATTGCCAGCCTGCCTTTCTGGCTGGTCTTGTCTTTATACGGGGCTGCTACAGCCGGGCCGCCCGCTCCGGACCAACTGGCCCAGACGCTGCTGGTCGCCGTATTGTCGGGGATCATTGCGACGGTGTTGTTCTTTTATGCAACCGATAAGGCGCAGGGGGATCCCCGCAAGCTGGCTATTATTGAAGCTACCCAGGCCGGGGAAGTGGTATTTACGGTGATCGGGGAGGTACTGTTTTTGGCGGGAGCAGTGCCGTCAGGCTGGCCGCTCGCTGGAATTGTCATTATTGTAACAGGCATGATCCTGCACAGTTTAAATTTAAAACCAGCCGAAAAAACGGCGGCCTATCCCGAGAATTCAGGCAGTTATCAAGGTTAG
- the hutW gene encoding heme anaerobic degradation radical SAM methyltransferase ChuW/HutW yields the protein MTGNRLNAMLAGMSSAEYQLLVGTQEGDPLCRAFTEKRGMHGGFTGSEIKPAQWQAAWNGLMAEEAQPGKRVAYIHIPFCRRRCLYCGFFQNYSDAELERAYIECLVRELQMAADTRYLSGAKLNAVFIGGGTPSSLSSLNAAKLLKALRAYLPLTNDYELTLEARINDLIPEKMEIWLAHGVNRVSIGVQSFNTRVRRAVGRIDATEAILNKLQLLSAYGQAAVIVDLMYGLPYQTMAVWLKDLQFLTRAAIDGWDLYQLNVYETSALKAAIAAGRLPAAATVAGQAEMFAAAEAILADHCFPRISVCHWSKSNRERNMYNTLTKSSLAVLPFGAGGGGRIGGVSLSLERKVERYMNMIRQGDKPIAAMRQPHSGYSLQKAVMGQIKQGYIDLGSLAGCHGSGIWELEPLLKIWERRGLLQTGARVAKLTVAGQFWYMNIARSILECLNALDIHKSATKVE from the coding sequence TTGACAGGAAACCGGTTAAATGCAATGCTGGCCGGAATGAGTTCCGCGGAGTATCAATTGCTGGTAGGGACGCAAGAGGGCGACCCCTTATGCCGGGCCTTTACCGAAAAAAGAGGGATGCATGGCGGGTTTACAGGCAGTGAAATAAAGCCGGCGCAATGGCAGGCTGCCTGGAACGGGCTGATGGCAGAGGAGGCGCAGCCTGGCAAGAGGGTGGCTTATATTCATATTCCCTTTTGCCGGCGTCGCTGCCTTTACTGCGGATTTTTCCAAAATTATTCGGACGCGGAACTTGAAAGGGCGTATATTGAATGCCTGGTGCGTGAGCTGCAAATGGCCGCTGATACCAGGTATTTATCGGGTGCAAAACTGAATGCCGTTTTTATCGGCGGCGGGACGCCCAGCAGTCTTTCCTCGCTCAATGCGGCAAAGCTGCTCAAGGCCCTTCGCGCTTATTTACCCCTGACCAATGATTATGAATTAACGCTGGAGGCAAGAATAAACGATCTTATTCCGGAGAAGATGGAAATATGGCTGGCGCATGGCGTTAATCGCGTCTCTATTGGGGTACAGTCGTTTAATACCAGGGTCCGGCGGGCCGTGGGGCGGATCGATGCCACAGAGGCCATTCTGAATAAGCTGCAGCTCTTATCGGCGTATGGTCAGGCGGCGGTAATTGTAGATCTGATGTACGGCCTACCCTATCAGACAATGGCTGTTTGGCTGAAGGATTTGCAGTTTTTGACCAGGGCGGCAATTGACGGCTGGGATTTATATCAGTTGAATGTTTATGAGACCAGCGCGCTCAAAGCAGCCATTGCGGCAGGGCGGCTTCCCGCTGCGGCGACAGTTGCCGGACAGGCCGAAATGTTTGCCGCCGCTGAAGCTATTCTGGCGGATCATTGTTTCCCGCGGATTAGTGTGTGTCACTGGTCCAAAAGCAACCGGGAACGCAATATGTACAATACACTGACAAAAAGCTCGCTGGCAGTACTGCCGTTTGGCGCCGGCGGCGGCGGCCGGATCGGCGGCGTCAGCCTGTCGCTGGAGCGGAAGGTAGAGCGTTACATGAACATGATCAGGCAGGGCGACAAGCCTATTGCCGCTATGCGGCAACCGCACAGCGGCTACAGCCTGCAAAAAGCAGTGATGGGACAAATCAAGCAAGGCTATATTGATCTGGGGTCGCTTGCCGGTTGCCATGGCAGCGGCATTTGGGAGCTTGAACCTTTACTGAAGATATGGGAACGGCGGGGACTATTGCAAACCGGGGCGCGAGTCGCAAAGCTGACAGTGGCCGGGCAATTCTGGTATATGAATATTGCCCGGTCAATATTGGAATGCCTGAACGCTCTTGATATACATAAATCTGCAACAAAAGTTGAATAA